The Spirochaeta cellobiosiphila DSM 17781 genome contains the following window.
CCGAGGCCGTAAAGTTAGGCTTTACATAATGTACATTGCTATCATAATCAGTGGAGTCTGTAGCAAATCCCCCTTTGATACTTACACTGGCTTGGAACAAATCCGTAATGATTCTGTTCCCTGATAATAATTCATCCCTCACCACTTCAGTTAAGAGGTCCATCACAACAATGATGTCTTGTCGGGATACGGTGGTATTTTTCGTTGCCATGATGTTAATAATGTCATTTTGATAAAGGGTGTCTTTAATCTTCACTCGGGCGGCAAATCTTGATTCTTCTTTGTCTGTTAGTTTGTTTTCATTTAAGTAGTAATTTATCTTTCTCATCGGTATATCTCTCCTTGCGGCTGGGTCTTTTGAATAATCTCTGCGTCATCAGCAAGAAGCTAAATGCTCATGTACAAGGAGTACACTGTGCTTTATCTTCTTACTTCTTCCTTGATCTGATTCAAAATACTTCGCCTTTCGGCCTTCTGCATGTTCAGTTTTTTGAACTTTGCTTTTGACCTGGCTGGTAGCTTTTAGCTACTTCGCCTGGAACTCAGTTCCTTTTGCATCCCTTTGCCGTGGCCTTTGGCTTTGGGGTGCTTTTGGCACTTTGTTCCTTTTGTGTTTGGTTTGGTTCCCCGGGCAACGCCTGGGGGTAAGGAGAGGGAGTGAAAGCCGGTATGCTTGGGTCCTTGGCTTGTGGGCTTTGGTTCTTCCCCTTACATAGGCTTCTTCTCAGCTGTTTCTGGAATATCGAGAAGTTTTTTGAAAGTTTTTTTGTGAAATATGAAGGTTTTTGCTCATTTTTTCTTGTTTTGCTTAACAAGAGTACTTAACAAATGGGGTTGGGCAAAAAAAAAGAGCTGATGCAGAAAATATCTTCTGCATCAGCCCGGTCTGTAATCGTTTACTTAATCTCGATTCGTTTAGGACTAGCTTCAGGTTTTTTAGGAATGGTTATGGTTAAAACACCATTCTTTAATTCCGCTTTGATCCGATCGTGATCGATGCCTTTAGGTAGTTGGAAAGTCCTTGAGTAGGAAGCTTCGCTTCGTTCTCGAATCAGATAAGACTCTTCCTCTTTTTCTTCCTTCTCTACCTTTTTGATTGTTGAAAAAGATAATCTGTCATCTTTGATCTCAAGGTTAATATCCTTTTGATCAATACCTGGCAAGTCGGCGATAATCTGATATTCGGCATCTTTTTCGACAAAGTCTACGGAAGCTTGGCTTGCACCGTAGGGATTGCCCCAGATACCATCCATCATTCTTTCCACGTCTCTTGCCCAATCTAGTGCTCTGTTGTTGTTTGCTAAATACCTCATTTTCTGCCTCCTTAGGTTTATTTTATGTTTATCTTTTTGGGTCCAGCTTCGGGACTCTTTTTAATGCTTACTGTTAGTATTCCATTCTTCAAATCAGCTTTGATCTGATCCTGATCAGCGTCTTTGGGAAGATTAAAGCTCCTTGTGTAGGATGAACCTGTCCTTTCCTTTAATAGGTAAGTTACATCCTTTTGCTCTGTTTCTTCTTCTCGCTTTGTTGATAGGGTTAATCTATTGTTATGTACTTCTAGATTAACTTCCTTTTGGCTTACACCTGGCATATTCGCTATAAGTAGATATTCTGAATCCTTTTCTACAAAATCGATTGCTGGTTCCCTGTTGTAGAAGGAATCACCCCAGATGCTATTAGCTAATCTGTCAATGTCACTGTGTGTTTTTACTAAATATCTCATAATAATGCCTCCTGCATTAGTTTTATTCTTTTCACTTACTATAATGCAAAGGCTGTGCCAAATTATGTTTTTGCTTTTTAAAATTATTTAAATCGTTGTAATAAAAGGAAATAATAAAAGCTCTTTTTCTTAGGTAAGAACTCCATAGAAGAGCTTTATCTGTTTCATTTTGACATAGGATCTTTATGACTCATTATATAGTGTCAATATGAAACACTTGCCTTTTTATTGCTAATCTGAAGTGTTTCATTATAGACTAGCGCGAGAGGTAAATATGAAATGTCCAAATTGTTCTAGTTTTGAATCAAAGCATATCGAGCTTGATAATAGTTTAGAAGCTTATTGCTGTAGTGAATGTAAGGGTGTATGGATCCCATCACGTAATTATATAAAGTTTGTATCCCAGAATAATTTTTCCTATGAAGGGTTGGATGAAAATATATTTTCCCTAATATTCTCTGACAAAGATTCTCAAAACGCTAAAGTTTGTCCTGATTGTGGTAAAGCCGTTGTATCAAGTAAAGCAGGCTTTGGTGCCAGCTTCTATGTTGATAGATGTGACAACTGTTTTGGAATTTGGCTAGATGAAAATGAATGGGAGAAACTAAAAGAAAAAGGTTTGCATACGGCCATTTATTATATGTTCTCTTCTTCTTGGAAACACAAGGTTAGAAAGCAAACACAAATGGAAATAAAGGTGCAATCTATTAAGGATAACTTTGAACCAGAACAAGCTCAGAAAATCCTTGATTTTATGAATTGGTTAGTCAATCAAGAAGATAAGGATAAGATTCAAAGTTTTCTCATATCATAGGAGGTAAACGCTTTGTCAGATAATTATGTAGATATAAACGCTAGTGTTTTTAATAAGTGGAATGAAGAAGGTTGGGAGTGGGGGACACCTATCACTCACGAAATTTATGAACAGGCCAAGGTTCATAATAATTGGGATGTGGTACTAACTCCTACCAAGGCTGTTCCCAAGGATTGGTTTTGTGACTTCAAGGGGGCTAAGATCTTAGGTTTAGCTTCCGGTGGTGGTCAGCAGATGCCTATTTTTGCGGCTTTAGGGGCTGAGTGTACCATTCTGGATTATTCCGACAGCCAGTTAGAAAGCGAACGGATGGTAGCCGATAGGGAAGGCTATTCCATTGAGATTATTCAAGCGGATATGACCAAACCCTTACCACTACAGGATGAAAGCTTCGACCTTATCTTCCATCCTGTATCCAATTGTTATATCGAAGATGTGATTCCTGTCTGGAAAGAATGCTACCGTGTGTTAAAGAAAGGGGGGATACTCCTGGCAGGTTTAGATACAGGAGTTAACTACTTATTCGATGAAGACGAAAAGAGCATCAAATACAAACTTCCCTTTAATCCGCTTCAGGATAAGGAAGTCTATGATATGTGTATCCGTAATGATTGGGGCCTGCAATTTTCTCATACCATAGAAGAACAGCTTGGAGGACAGCTTAAGGCTGGTTTTCAACTAACAGATATCTTCCATGATACTAATGGACAAGGACCTCTTCATGAGCACAATGCCCCTAGCTTCTATGCTACAAGATCAGTTAAGTAAAGGAACAGGGTCATAATAATAGAGGCTATAAGACTCTAAGGTGCTTCCTTCATCATAGGTACTCTCTTTGATAAGGTTGCCCTTTTGGTCGTATTCAAAACGTATAACGTATTGTAGGCCTCTTCGGGTTTTAAAAGCTTCTGTAGTCTTTAGCCCCTTATCATTATATTCATAAGCCAGGTAATTCAAGATCAGATCGGAGGCTGTGAACTCTGAGTTCTTAATTATCCTGTCTTCATCATCATATTCAGTCACAAAATAACTCAAGAGAGTATCATCCTCATCGTAGCTATAACAGATTTCCTTATGGGGCTGGGGATACTCATACTTATAATAATTCACAGTATTTGTGGGGTAATGATGATAAGTACTTTGGATTAAACGATTTTTATCGTCATAGACATTGCTATAAGAATCTTCTTCTTTACCTTTGTGGGTAAAGGTATTTTCATAAACCTTATTTTTATTATCGTCATACATCATTAATGTATAGCCTAAGAGTCCCGTCTTTACATCAAAGGTTGTTGTTCTGGTTCTGTTTTTATCTTGATCATATTCATGTTTGTAGATTTTCTCTAATTCATTTGCTTCGTTATAAGAACGCTCTTCTATAAGTAGGGAGTCTTCCGAGTATTTATAAGTATGAAGCAATTCCAGATTATCTTCATAATAGAACTCACTCTTGCTTAAACGGTATTGGGAATCACCGTAGCTATAGGTAACAAATCCCATTAACAGGATGAGCGAAAGTATCAGGGGGTTCGTATGCATTGGGTAATATCACTCCTTTTGTAATGTGGGGTATTATAGTAAGCTATTAAAAGCATTTCAATGAGTGAGGTCTTTGTGATTAAATACAGTTTTATTAATCAGATAAAGTATGATTATTTTTCAGGGGTTAATTCTTCAGTCCCTGTTATATTCTGGGTCGTAATGCTTTTACAAAGGTTACTTGATCCTTCTCATAATCAAC
Protein-coding sequences here:
- a CDS encoding DNA-binding domain-containing protein, which produces MRKINYYLNENKLTDKEESRFAARVKIKDTLYQNDIINIMATKNTTVSRQDIIVVMDLLTEVVRDELLSGNRIITDLFQASVSIKGGFATDSTDYDSNVHYVKPNFTASAKLRKDIVSKAGVSKVDPGQKVPKVSLVYDIRYGTYGPHYPI
- a CDS encoding Hsp20/alpha crystallin family protein, with amino-acid sequence MRYLANNNRALDWARDVERMMDGIWGNPYGASQASVDFVEKDAEYQIIADLPGIDQKDINLEIKDDRLSFSTIKKVEKEEKEEESYLIRERSEASYSRTFQLPKGIDHDRIKAELKNGVLTITIPKKPEASPKRIEIK
- a CDS encoding Hsp20/alpha crystallin family protein, which codes for MRYLVKTHSDIDRLANSIWGDSFYNREPAIDFVEKDSEYLLIANMPGVSQKEVNLEVHNNRLTLSTKREEETEQKDVTYLLKERTGSSYTRSFNLPKDADQDQIKADLKNGILTVSIKKSPEAGPKKINIK
- a CDS encoding zf-TFIIB domain-containing protein gives rise to the protein MKCPNCSSFESKHIELDNSLEAYCCSECKGVWIPSRNYIKFVSQNNFSYEGLDENIFSLIFSDKDSQNAKVCPDCGKAVVSSKAGFGASFYVDRCDNCFGIWLDENEWEKLKEKGLHTAIYYMFSSSWKHKVRKQTQMEIKVQSIKDNFEPEQAQKILDFMNWLVNQEDKDKIQSFLIS
- a CDS encoding class I SAM-dependent methyltransferase — protein: MSDNYVDINASVFNKWNEEGWEWGTPITHEIYEQAKVHNNWDVVLTPTKAVPKDWFCDFKGAKILGLASGGGQQMPIFAALGAECTILDYSDSQLESERMVADREGYSIEIIQADMTKPLPLQDESFDLIFHPVSNCYIEDVIPVWKECYRVLKKGGILLAGLDTGVNYLFDEDEKSIKYKLPFNPLQDKEVYDMCIRNDWGLQFSHTIEEQLGGQLKAGFQLTDIFHDTNGQGPLHEHNAPSFYATRSVK